One Vigna unguiculata cultivar IT97K-499-35 chromosome 7, ASM411807v1, whole genome shotgun sequence genomic region harbors:
- the LOC114192779 gene encoding pentatricopeptide repeat-containing protein At4g02820, mitochondrial gives MMQWSKRGMLLRFLAVIRRFSTEAVPVRAAVAASSSGGGDTLGRRLLSLLYPKRSAVIAINKWKEEGHAPPRKYQLNRIVRELRRQKRYKHALEVCEWMTLQKDIKLVPGDYAVHLDLITKVRGLQSAEKFFEDLPDRMRGQQTCSSLLHSYVKNNLVDKAEALMLKMSECDFLRCPLPYNHMLTLYISNGKLEKVPKIIQELKLNTSPDVVTFNLWLTACASQNDVETAERVLLELKKAKIDPDWVTYSTLTNLYVKSACLEKAGSTVKEMENRTTRKTRDAFSSLLSLHTNMGNKDDVKRIWQKMKASFRKMNDNEYICMISSMVKLGDFAGAEDLYREWESVSGTNDVRVSNILLASYINQDQMELAESFCNQIVQKGVIPCYTTWELLTWGYLKRKDVEKFLDYFSKAISSVKKWSLDQRLVQEAFEIIEKQAHTEGADQLLVILRNAGHVNTDIYNLFLKVYATAGKMPLIVAERMRKDNVKFDDETQRLLDLTSKMCVSDVSGNLS, from the exons ATGATGCAGTGGAGTAAAAGGGGAATGTTGCTGCGTTTTCTCGCCGTCATTCGCCGCTTTTCCACGGAGGCGGTGCCTGTTCGTGCCGCAGTAGCTGCCAGTTCTAGCGGCGGGGGAGATACTCTGGGGCGGAGGCTTCTGAGCCTTTTGTACCCGAAACGCAGTGCCGTTATCGCCATCAATAAGTGGAAGGAAGAGGGTCACGCGCCACCACGCAAATACCAGCTCAATCGCATTGTTCGAGAGCTTCGCAGGCAAAAGCGCTATAAACACGCACTCGAG gTATGTGAATGGATGACCTTGCAGAAAGATATCAAGCTTGTGCCGGGTGACTATGCAGTCCACTTGGACTTGATAACCAAAGTTCGGGGTTTACAGAGTGCAGAAAAATTCTTTGAGGATCTTCCCGATCGTATGAGGGGCCAGCAAACCTGCTCCTCACTTCTCCATTCGTATGTCAAAAATAATTTGGTTGACAAAGCTGAGGCCCTCATGTTGAAAATGTCGGAATGTGACTTTTTGAGATGTCCTCTTCCTTACAATCACATGTTAACTCTCTACATATCGAATGGGAAGCTAGAAAAAGTTCCTAAAATCATTCAGGAATTAAAGCTGAACACTTCCCCAGATGTCGTCACTTTCAATTTATGGTTAACTGCTTGTGCCTCGCAGAATGATGTAGAAACAGCAGAAAGAGTACTGCTTGAGTTAAAGAAGGCAAAAATAGATCCGGACTGGGTAACATACAGTACATTGACCAATTTGTACGTAAAAAGTGCTTGCCTTGAGAAAGCCGGATCTACTGTGAAAGAGATGGAGAATAGAACCACTAGGAAAACTCGAGATGCATTTTCCTCTCTGCTTAGCTTGCATACAAACATGGGGAATAAAGATGACGTTAAACGAATATGGCAGAAAATGAAAGCCTCCTTTCGCAAAATGAATGATAATGAGTATATTTGCATGATATCCTCTATGGTGAAGCTTGGAGACTTTGCTGGAGCTGAGGATCTTTATAGGGAATGGGAGTCTGTTTCTGGGACCAATGATGTCAGAGTTTCAAACATACTTCTTGCTTCATACATTAACCAAGATCAGATGGAATTGGCTGAAAGTTTTTGTAATCAAATAGTCCAAAAGGGTGTCATTCCTTGTTACACTACATGGGAGCTATTGACTTGGGGGTATTTGAAAAGGAAGGATGTGGAAAAGTTTCTCGATTATTTTAGTAAAGCTATTTCTAGTGTGAAAAAATGGAGTCTGGATCAAAGATTAGTACAGGAAGCATTTGAAATCATTGAGAAGCAAGCTCATACTGAAGGAGCAGATCAGTTGTTAGTTATCCTTAGGAATGCTGGTCATGTGAATACTGATATTTATAATCTATTTCTCAAAGTTTATGCAACAGCTGGTAAAATGCCTCTCATTGTCGCAGAGAGGATGAGAAAGGATAATGTGAAGTTCGACGATGAGACTCAGAGACTATTGGATCTAACCAGTAAAATGTGTGTGAGTGATGTTTCAGGGAATTTGTCCTAA